A genomic segment from Lutibacter sp. A80 encodes:
- a CDS encoding porin family protein has protein sequence MKNFLFIAMILAYTFTFGQNTNEKLTIPNGTWNFGGNISFNTSEMEIENSSFSNSERKSYTISFEPKISYAIKNNLFIGIGLGYGYSKDESITYDIDTESISTTNIWSIIPYIKKYFPVGKKLTLNLKGEFRYSSFESDYDNSNFISSANNYFIGIRPGITYFLNNKIALDANIGSLGYWNSKVDDNSNNTQSSGFELSIDTSNFYFGVSYFL, from the coding sequence ATGAAAAATTTTTTATTTATAGCAATGATTCTTGCTTACACATTTACTTTTGGGCAAAATACAAATGAGAAATTAACGATTCCAAATGGAACTTGGAATTTTGGTGGTAATATTTCATTTAATACAAGTGAAATGGAGATTGAAAATTCTTCTTTTTCGAATTCAGAAAGAAAAAGCTATACTATTAGTTTTGAACCAAAAATTAGCTATGCTATTAAAAACAATCTATTTATTGGCATTGGGCTTGGATATGGATACTCTAAAGATGAATCTATTACTTATGATATAGACACAGAATCTATATCGACAACAAATATTTGGAGTATTATTCCTTATATCAAAAAATATTTCCCTGTTGGAAAAAAACTAACTTTAAATTTAAAAGGTGAATTTAGATATTCTAGTTTTGAAAGTGATTATGATAATTCTAATTTCATTAGTTCAGCAAATAATTATTTTATTGGAATTAGACCTGGTATTACTTATTTTTTAAACAACAAGATTGCGTTGGATGCAAATATTGGCTCATTAGGTTATTGGAATAGTAAAGTTGATGATAATTCGAATAATACTCAATCAAGCGGATTTGAATTATCAATTGACACTTCAAATTTTTATTTTGGAGTATCTTATTTTCTATAA